CGACGCCGGCCGCGGTGATCCGGGCCTTGAGGGTGACCCCGAAGGCGTCCGAGCCGAGCGCGCCGAGGAAGACGCAGGACGCGCCCGCGCGGACCGCCGCGATGGCCTGGTTGGCGCCCTTGCCGCCGGGCAGCATGACGAAGTCGCTGCCGAGCACGGTCTCCCCGGGGCGGGGCAGCGCGGCGGCGGTGCCGACCAGGTCCATGTTGGCGCTGCCCACCACGGCCACCCGGGTCTGCTGCACGCTTGACCTCCCGTCGGTCAGGCGGCCCGGGCGGTCCAGCGTTCGCCGGCGCGCTCGACGACCAGGGGCAGGCCGAAGGTCTTCGACAGGTTGTCGGCGGTGAGCGTGTCGGCGAGCAGGCCCTGGGCGACAACGCCGCCCTCGCGGAGCAGCAGCGCGTGGGTGAAGCCGGGCGGGATCTCCTCGACGTGGTGGGTGACCAGCACCAGGGCCGGGGCGTCCGGGTCGTACGCCAGCTCGGCCAGCCGGGCGACCAGGTCCTCGCGCCCGCCCAGGTCGAGCCCGGCGGCGGGCTCGTCGAGGAGCAGCAGCTCGGGGTCGGTCATCAGGGCCCGGGCGATCTGCACCCGCTTGCGCTCCCCCTCCGACAGCGTGCCGTAGGCCCGCTCGGCGAGGTGGCCGATGCCGAGCTGGCCGAGCAACGCGCGGGCGCGGGCCTCGTCGGTGCGGTCGTAGCTCTCCCGCCAGCGGCCCACCACCGACCAGGCGGCGGTGACCACGACGTCGGCGACCCGCTCGTCGGCGGGGATCCGCTCGGCCAGCGTGGCGGTGGAGAGACCGATCCGCGTGCGCAGCTCGTTGACGTCGGTGCGGCCGATCCGCTCGCCCAGGACGTGCGCGAAACCGGTCGTCGGGTGGAGCCGGCCGGCGGCGAGGTTGAGCAGGGTGGTCTTGCCGGCGCCGTTCGGGCCGAGCACGACCCAGCGCTCGTCCAGCTCGACCCGCCAGTCGACGTCGTGCACCAGGGCGGTGCCGGAGCGCTTGACGCCGACCCCGTCGAGGCTGACCACCAGATCCGCGTCCACGGGCGAGCGGGCGGGGGCGCCGGCGGCGCCGGGGATCAGGTCACCAGTCACCGGTCCATCCAACCACGCAGCCCGCGTGCTGCCCCCCACGGGCGGCGTCGCCACCATAGGGTGGGTCACCGTGTCGTTGGTCACGCACCCGGAGGACGGTTCATGCCCGATCGCTGGCAGGAGGCGCGCGGATGAGCGCCGTGATTGAGATCGCGGGTCTCCGCAAGGCGTTCCACACCGCCCGCCAGGGGCGCCGGATCGCCGTCGACGGCTTCGACCTGCTGGTCGAGGCGGGGCAGATCCACGGTTTCCTCGGGCCCAACGGCTCGGGCAAGACGACCACCCTGCGCGCCCTGCTCGGGTTGGTGCGGGCCGACGAGGGGCGGATGAGCGTGCTCGGAGCCAGCTCGCCCGAGCGGCTGGCCGACGTCACGGGCCGGGTCGGCGCGATCGTGGAGAGCCCGCAGTTCTTCGGCAACTTCACCGCCCGCAAGACGCTGCGGCTGCTGGCCCTGGCCGGGGGCGTGCCCACCGACCGGGTCGACCAGGTGCTGGAGCAGGTCGGCCTGCGGGACCGGGGCGACGAGCGGGTCAAGGGCTACTCGCTGGGCATGAAGCAGCGGCTGGCGGTGGCGTCGGCGCTGCTGAAGAACCCGGAGCTGCTGATCCTGGACGAGCCGGCGAACGGCCTGGACCCGGCGGGCATCCGGGAGATGCGGGACCTGATGCGGTCCCTCGCCGCGGCCGGGGTGACCGTGCTGATCTCCAGCCACATCCTGGCCGAGATCCAGTTGATCTGCGACCACGTGACGATCGTCAGCCGGGGCCGGCGGGTGGCCCACGGCCGGGTGGACGAGGTGCTGGCCGGCTTCGACCAGCACGAGTGGCGGATCCGGGTGGCCGAGCCGGAGCGCGCCGGCGAACTGCTGGGTCGGCTCGGCGTCTCCGTCACCGCCCACCCCGACCACCTGGTGGTGGCCGGGGTCGACGACCCGGAGCTGATCAGCCGCACCCTCGGCGAGCAGGGCCTCTGGGTGCGCGAGCTGGTGCCGCTGCGGCCGGACCTGGAGAGCGTCTTCCTGGAGCTGACCGGCGACAGCCGGCACCTGGACGTGCCGCGCCAGGTGGACGGGGCGGTACATCCGCCGGGCGCCCCCGGTGACGCGGTGATCGATCTCGACGTGCGCGAGTCCCGGGGGGTGGACGCGTGAACCTGGTCCGTGCCGAGCTGGAACGGCTCGCCGCCCGCCGTTTCGTGCAGCTGATGGTGGTGCTGCTGCTCGCCGCCTTCGCGGTGACCGTGGCGACCACGCTGGCCGGGTCGCACCGGCCCACGCCCGGG
This sequence is a window from Micromonospora sp. NBRC 110009. Protein-coding genes within it:
- a CDS encoding ABC transporter ATP-binding protein, whose product is MVATPPVGGSTRAAWLDGPVTGDLIPGAAGAPARSPVDADLVVSLDGVGVKRSGTALVHDVDWRVELDERWVVLGPNGAGKTTLLNLAAGRLHPTTGFAHVLGERIGRTDVNELRTRIGLSTATLAERIPADERVADVVVTAAWSVVGRWRESYDRTDEARARALLGQLGIGHLAERAYGTLSEGERKRVQIARALMTDPELLLLDEPAAGLDLGGREDLVARLAELAYDPDAPALVLVTHHVEEIPPGFTHALLLREGGVVAQGLLADTLTADNLSKTFGLPLVVERAGERWTARAA
- a CDS encoding ATP-binding cassette domain-containing protein, producing MSAVIEIAGLRKAFHTARQGRRIAVDGFDLLVEAGQIHGFLGPNGSGKTTTLRALLGLVRADEGRMSVLGASSPERLADVTGRVGAIVESPQFFGNFTARKTLRLLALAGGVPTDRVDQVLEQVGLRDRGDERVKGYSLGMKQRLAVASALLKNPELLILDEPANGLDPAGIREMRDLMRSLAAAGVTVLISSHILAEIQLICDHVTIVSRGRRVAHGRVDEVLAGFDQHEWRIRVAEPERAGELLGRLGVSVTAHPDHLVVAGVDDPELISRTLGEQGLWVRELVPLRPDLESVFLELTGDSRHLDVPRQVDGAVHPPGAPGDAVIDLDVRESRGVDA